One Coffea arabica cultivar ET-39 chromosome 5e, Coffea Arabica ET-39 HiFi, whole genome shotgun sequence DNA segment encodes these proteins:
- the LOC113687545 gene encoding protein FAR1-RELATED SEQUENCE 5-like: MDAKASIETEVSSCRRLDFDKVDQITNDEVSTPPVLNVIKDINKIHTLIPFDLIPKMGMEFESEEDAYNFYLAYAKEVGFGIKRSSFHKDSNGKLMDRVFCCSAEGKREKDKRDLNVRAPRPETRFNCSAKMKVNSRQTGKFRICQLIIEHNHYLSSPNKSHLHRSHRKINSIHAAEIDMAYHVGIAPKVSHELMALQVGGRENLGFIPEDYRNYLRSKRTIQMEVGDTGGVLEYLQKMQLEDPNFFYAIQVDQDDLITNIFWTDGLMRADYASFGDVVCFDTTYRKNNEGRPFALFVGVNNHKQTAIFGAALLYDETASTFEWLFDTFARAMSGKKPNTILTDQDAAMAKGLISTWPETRHRLCIWHIFQNAAIHLSHVFESFKQFANDFSKCVYDFDEEEDFISEWNTMLKKYGLEDNDWLKRMFEIKEKWALVYGRETFCADMTTTQRSESMNSVIKRYVTYKNKFHEFFNHFGRLVDDRRYKELKTDFRAYMSTPVLPFDVDVLKQAASVYTPEVFKWFEIEWGKSYDCGIITYSEVGTVIEYKITPKGRKNYHMVRFDSIGDQISCSCKKFEFSGILCSHSLKVLNIRNIMKIPSQYIIKRWTNKAKAGYVKDHNCCNINNDLDPKVLFTKRYRDLCRLYTQLVTKAAQTEETYKIAKEGLLKILDLVDARLHQEGSSNEMSNATKVSNPTNNTTNASGINIKAYRRYYKYCIYEVQYATAWITRGKYK; this comes from the exons ATGGATGCTAAGGCTTCTATAGAAACTGAGGTATCATCCTGTCGCAGATTGGATTTTGACAAGGTAGATCAAATTACCAATGATGAGGTTTCCACTCCACCAGTTTTAAATGTGATAAAGGATATAAATAAAATTCATACATTGATTCCTTTTGACCTAATTCCGAAGATGGGCATGGAATTTGAGAGTGAAGAAGATGCTTATAATTTTTACTTAGCATATGCAAAggaagttggttttggaatcaaAAGAAGTAGCTTCCACAAAGATAGTAATGGTAAGCTCATGGATAGGGTCTTTTGTTGTAGTGCTGAAGGAAAACGAGAAAAGGATAAAAGAGATCTCAATGTAAGAGCCCCTCGTCCTGAAACACGATTTAATTGTTCGGCGAAGATGAAGGTTAACAGTAGACAAACTGGTAAGTTTCGTATATGTCAGTTGATCATTGAGCATAATCACTATCTTTCAAGTCCCAACAAAAGTCATTTACACAGATCACATAGAAAGATAAATTCTATTCATGCAGCTGAAATTGATATGGCATACCATGTGGGTATAGCACCAAAAGTTTCTCATGAACTTATGGCACTACAAGTAGGAGGACGGGAGAACTTAGGTTTCATTCCTGAGGATTATAGGAATTATTTACGTTCTAAACGAACAATACAAATGGAAGTTGGAGATACAGGAGGCGTACTTGAATATTTGCAAAAAATGCAATTAGAGGATCCTAATTTCTTCTATGCAATTCAAGTGGATCAGGATGATTTGATTACAAATATTTTTTGGACTGACGGATTAATGAGAGCAGATTATGCAAGTTTTGGAGATGTTGTTTGTTTTGACACGACGTATAGAAAGAATAATGAAGGCCGTCCATTTGCATTATTTGTTGGAGTGAATAATCATAAACAGACTGCAATATTTGGGGCTGCTTTATTATATGATGAAACTGCTTCAACATTTGAGTGGTTGTTTGACACTTTTGCGAGAGCAATGTCAGGAAAAAAACCAAATACTATACTTACGGATCAGGACGCAGCAATGGCTAAAGGACTAATTTCTACATGGCCTGAAACACGTCACCGTCTTTGCATATGGCATATATTTCAAAATGCAGCTATTCATCTCAGTCATGTGTTCGAAAGTTTTAAACAATTTGCAAATGATTTCAGTAAATGTGTATATGAttttgatgaagaagaagactTTATATCTGAATGGAATACTATGTTGAAGAAGTATGGTCTTGAAGACAATGATTGGTTAAAACGTATGTTtgagattaaagaaaaatgggCATTGGTGTATGGAAGGGAAACATTTTGTGCAGATATGACAACAACTCAAAGGAGCGAAAGCATGAATAGTGTGATAAAAAGGTATGTAACCTACAAGAATAAATTTCATGAGTTTTTCAATCATTTCGGGAGGTTAGTTGATGATCGTAGATATAAAGAACTTAAAACTGACTTTAGAGCATATATGAGTACTCCAGTACTACCATTCGATGTTGATGTTTTGAAACAAGCTGCAAGTGTTTATACTCCTGAGGTATTCAAATGGTTTGAAATTGAGTGGGGTAAATCTTATGATTGTGGTATAATCACCTACAGTGAGGTTGGAACAGTGATAGAATATAAGATCACTCCTAAAGGCAGAAAAAACTATCATATGGTTAGATTTGATTCAATAGGTGATCAGATTTCATGTAGTTGCAAGAAGTTTGAATTCTCTGGGATTTTATGCTCTCATTCTCTGAAAGTTCTTAATATAAGAAatatcatgaagatccctagtCAATACATAATAAAGAGATGGACCAATAAAGCAAAAGCTGGATATGTTAAAGACCACAATTGTTGCAATATCAATAATGATTTGGATCCGAAAGTGCTTTTTACGAAGCGTTACAGAGATTTGTGTAGACTATATACTCAATTGGTCACAAAAGCTGCTCAAACAGAAGAAACTTATAAAATTGCTAAAGAAGGCCTTTTGAAAATATTGGATTTGGTTGATGCAAGGTTACATCAAGAGGGGTCGAGCAATGAGATGTCAAATGCAACAAAAGTTTCCAACCCCACAAATAACACTACTAATGCAAGTGGTATCAATATCAAGG ccTATAGGAGATACTATAAATATTGTATCTACGAGGTGCAGTATGCAACAGCATGGATTACAAGAG gcaAATACAAATGA